In Hirundo rustica isolate bHirRus1 chromosome 4, bHirRus1.pri.v3, whole genome shotgun sequence, a genomic segment contains:
- the NUDT4 gene encoding diphosphoinositol polyphosphate phosphohydrolase 2 isoform X2: MMKFKPNQTRTYDREGYKKRAACLCFRSEREDEVLLVSSSRYPDQWIVPGGGMEPEEEPGGAAVREVYEEAGVKGKLGRLLGVFENQDRKHRTYVYVLTVTEILEDWEDSVNIGRKREWFKVEDAIKVLQCHKPVHAEYLEKLKLSCSPTNGNSVVPPLPDNNSLYVTSAQTSGLPSTVR, translated from the exons ATGATGAAATTCAAGCCGAATCAGACGCGGACGTACGACCGGGAGGGCTACAAGAAGCGGGCGGCGTGCCTGTGCTTCCGCAGCGAGCGGGAGGACGAG GTGCTGTTGGTAAGCAGTAGCCGATACCCAGATCAGTGGATTGTACCAGGTGGAGGAATGGAACCAGAAGAAGAGCCAGGGGGAGCAGCTGTGAGAGAGGTGTATGAAGAG GCTGGAGTAAAGGGAAAGCTAGGCAGACTACTTGGGGTATTTGAG AACCAGGATCGGAAGCATAGGACGTACGTTTATGTTCTTACTGTGACGGAAATACTGGAAGACTGGGAGGATTCAGTTAATATAG gaaggaaaagagaatggTTTAAAGTAGAAGATGCAATCAAGGTCCTTCAGTGTCACAAGCCTGTTCATGCAGAATACTTGGAAAAACTGAAACTGAGCTGTTCACCTACTAATGGAAACTCTGTGGTTCCCCCTCTTCCAGATAATAACTCCTTATATGTCACTTCTGCACAGACTTCTGGGTTGCCCTCTACTGTGAGATAA
- the UBE2N gene encoding ubiquitin-conjugating enzyme E2 N yields MAGLPRRIIKETQRLLAEPVPGIKAEPDESNARYFHVVIAGPQDSPFEGGTFKLELFLPEEYPMAAPKVRFMTKIYHPNVDKLGRICLDILKDKWSPALQIRTVLLSIQALLSAPNPDDPLANDVAEQWKTNEAQAIETARAWTRLYAMNNI; encoded by the exons GAAACCCAGCGCTTGCTGGCGGAGCCAGTCCCTGGGATAAAAGCCGAGCCAGATGAAAGCAACGCACGCTATTTTCATGTGGTCATTGCAGGTCCACAGGATTCCCCCTTTGAGGGTGGGACATTTAAACTTGAACTATTCCTTCCAGAAGAATATCCAATGGCAGCTCCTAAAGTACGTTTCATGACCAAAATTTACCACCCTAATGTAGACAAGCTGGGAAGAATATGTTTAGATATTTTGAAAG ATAAATGGTCCCCAGCTTTGCAGATTCGTACAGTTCTGCTATCAATCCAGGCTTTGTTAAGTGCTCCCAATCCAGATGATCCACTAGCAAACGATGTAGCTGAGCAATGGAAGACCAATGAAGCCCAAGCCATAGAAACAG ccAGAGCATGGACTAGGCTATATGCCATGAATAATATTTAA
- the NUDT4 gene encoding diphosphoinositol polyphosphate phosphohydrolase 2 isoform X1 — protein sequence MMKFKPNQTRTYDREGYKKRAACLCFRSEREDEVLLVSSSRYPDQWIVPGGGMEPEEEPGGAAVREVYEEAGVKGKLGRLLGVFEQNQDRKHRTYVYVLTVTEILEDWEDSVNIGRKREWFKVEDAIKVLQCHKPVHAEYLEKLKLSCSPTNGNSVVPPLPDNNSLYVTSAQTSGLPSTVR from the exons ATGATGAAATTCAAGCCGAATCAGACGCGGACGTACGACCGGGAGGGCTACAAGAAGCGGGCGGCGTGCCTGTGCTTCCGCAGCGAGCGGGAGGACGAG GTGCTGTTGGTAAGCAGTAGCCGATACCCAGATCAGTGGATTGTACCAGGTGGAGGAATGGAACCAGAAGAAGAGCCAGGGGGAGCAGCTGTGAGAGAGGTGTATGAAGAG GCTGGAGTAAAGGGAAAGCTAGGCAGACTACTTGGGGTATTTGAG CAGAACCAGGATCGGAAGCATAGGACGTACGTTTATGTTCTTACTGTGACGGAAATACTGGAAGACTGGGAGGATTCAGTTAATATAG gaaggaaaagagaatggTTTAAAGTAGAAGATGCAATCAAGGTCCTTCAGTGTCACAAGCCTGTTCATGCAGAATACTTGGAAAAACTGAAACTGAGCTGTTCACCTACTAATGGAAACTCTGTGGTTCCCCCTCTTCCAGATAATAACTCCTTATATGTCACTTCTGCACAGACTTCTGGGTTGCCCTCTACTGTGAGATAA